The Opitutales bacterium ASA1 genome window below encodes:
- a CDS encoding flippase-like domain-containing protein, which produces MSQAPRILDQKRMLRYVLQGLALGGIASVLVVIFTTREETFERLSQFSLATLPLLFGMVLVAWACNGFRVWLMCRAAGHPLAYRQAIAVSLSTEFGIAATPAGVGGTIIRLGLLRQAGVPLTTAGSLLATDAAVDIVFFGLLAPFAIYVLLHEGLLARLFDSPSEIDALILLAVVLACFVSLLLLLRSSTFHRRLSRLLGATAFGRRRRLPGRHRLLRRQTSRSIRSMGTSLGFLWRHRKGALFANLVIASLQWCCRYMMLPVILWSFGHPVNPLPLFLVQGVLFGLSLLVVAPGGGGSVELLTAIVLPTFVPTGLVGVVLIVWRFFTYHLYVLGGGAMFFYTCHHLHRLFPKFDGSATPELGLETEPESKGNARG; this is translated from the coding sequence ATGAGTCAGGCTCCGCGCATCCTCGACCAGAAGCGGATGCTCCGCTACGTTCTGCAGGGCCTCGCGCTCGGCGGGATCGCGAGCGTGCTCGTGGTGATCTTCACCACGCGCGAGGAGACGTTCGAACGACTGTCGCAGTTCTCGCTCGCGACTCTCCCGCTGCTCTTCGGCATGGTCCTCGTCGCATGGGCCTGCAACGGGTTCCGCGTGTGGCTCATGTGCCGCGCCGCCGGTCACCCGCTCGCTTACCGCCAAGCGATCGCCGTCTCGCTGTCGACCGAGTTCGGCATCGCGGCGACCCCCGCCGGGGTCGGCGGTACGATCATCCGTCTCGGTCTTCTGCGCCAAGCCGGCGTCCCGCTCACGACCGCCGGCTCGTTGCTCGCGACGGACGCCGCGGTCGACATCGTCTTCTTCGGTCTGCTCGCGCCGTTCGCGATCTACGTGCTGCTCCACGAAGGACTGCTCGCACGGTTGTTCGACAGTCCGAGCGAGATCGACGCCCTGATCCTGCTCGCGGTCGTGCTCGCGTGTTTCGTCTCGCTGCTGCTGTTGTTGCGCAGCTCGACGTTCCACCGCCGGCTCTCGCGCCTGCTCGGCGCCACGGCCTTCGGTCGGCGCCGACGACTACCGGGTCGACACCGACTGCTGCGACGCCAGACTTCGCGCAGTATCCGGAGTATGGGTACATCGCTCGGCTTCCTGTGGCGGCACCGCAAGGGCGCGTTGTTCGCCAACCTCGTGATCGCTTCGCTGCAGTGGTGCTGCCGCTACATGATGCTGCCGGTGATCCTCTGGTCTTTCGGCCACCCGGTGAATCCGCTGCCCTTGTTCCTCGTCCAAGGCGTGCTCTTCGGTCTCTCGCTTCTGGTCGTCGCGCCGGGCGGAGGCGGCAGCGTGGAACTGCTCACCGCCATCGTCCTGCCCACCTTCGTGCCCACCGGTCTGGTCGGCGTGGTGCTGATCGTGTGGCGCTTCTTCACCTACCACCTCTACGTGCTCGGCGGCGGCGCGATGTTCTTCTACACGTGTCACCATCTCCATCGTTTGTTTCCGAAGTTCGACGGTAGCGCCACACCGGAGCTGGGACTCGAGACGGAGCCCGAATCGAAGGGAAACGCTCGCGGTTGA
- a CDS encoding LytTR family DNA-binding domain-containing protein, giving the protein MTPPIRVLVVDDEPRARRAVVLLLNSRDGFEIVGEAGDGETAVRLVHELRPELLFLDIQMPGLTGFEALARIPKAEMPEVVFVTAYDTYAMEAFAVHALDYVLKPFEDERFHAAVDRARERIRDARAAGMQSRLLDLLESVRGFPNVGVGASIAPTPFPTAVSPRVDRIILKNGSEVVVLKPHEIDWIEADGDYMKFHVAGRGILHRETMASLEARLDPTKFRRIHRSTIVNLDRIVRLVPCSNGEHTVVLVDGSRLRSSKGYQDRLQEWLDSGS; this is encoded by the coding sequence ATGACACCTCCGATCCGAGTCCTCGTCGTCGACGACGAACCACGCGCACGCCGCGCCGTCGTCCTGCTCCTGAACAGTCGTGACGGTTTCGAGATCGTGGGTGAGGCGGGCGACGGCGAGACGGCGGTGCGCCTCGTTCACGAGCTGCGTCCCGAACTGCTCTTCCTCGATATCCAGATGCCGGGTCTGACGGGATTCGAAGCATTGGCGCGCATCCCGAAGGCGGAGATGCCGGAGGTCGTGTTCGTGACGGCGTACGACACGTATGCGATGGAGGCGTTCGCGGTGCACGCGCTCGACTACGTGCTCAAGCCTTTCGAGGACGAGCGGTTTCATGCGGCCGTGGACCGCGCACGTGAACGCATCCGCGACGCGCGGGCCGCAGGCATGCAATCGCGCCTGCTCGATCTGCTCGAATCCGTGCGTGGATTTCCCAACGTGGGCGTAGGTGCATCGATTGCGCCGACGCCGTTTCCGACTGCGGTGTCACCGCGCGTCGACCGCATCATCCTGAAGAACGGGAGCGAAGTCGTCGTGCTCAAGCCGCACGAGATCGATTGGATCGAAGCCGACGGGGACTACATGAAGTTTCACGTCGCCGGTCGCGGCATCCTGCATCGGGAGACCATGGCGAGTTTGGAGGCCCGGCTCGATCCGACCAAGTTTCGGCGCATCCACCGCTCGACGATCGTCAACCTCGACCGCATCGTCCGACTCGTCCCATGCTCCAACGGCGAGCACACCGTGGTGCTCGTGGACGGCTCGCGCCTGCGTTCCAGCAAGGGTTATCAGGACCGCTTGCAGGAGTGGTTGGACTCCGGCTCCTGA
- a CDS encoding histidine kinase — protein sequence MLAWRSGRFVQGVFLRASSWIVLFGIWAVIGALLSAELYLTLRSVDVSVPFGSVAFGQAMRVFFWALLTPAVFALQRRLPIARETWWWAIPLHLAFGVLAMVLIYLARLFVAFAYYDESLAGFWSRVTSEFYGRNLVDVAIYWTVFGAGYTVAVSERFRAAEVRAARLEKDLAQAETKALKAQLHPHFLFNTLNTVSSLVREGQSREAVSLVARLASLLRLALETTGQQEVPLRQEIDFLRRYLEIQQLRFPDRLRTEFRTDPVVLEARVPHLVLQPLVENSVVHGFSRRVDVGHIVVEAVRVGDRLRLRVLDDGPGFARAAPSDGTGIGLANTRERLSRLYFGDASLSWRDRPEGGAEVLVDLPFRTVT from the coding sequence TTGCTCGCATGGAGGTCCGGACGCTTCGTGCAAGGCGTGTTCCTGCGAGCCTCCAGTTGGATCGTGCTCTTCGGCATCTGGGCGGTGATCGGGGCGTTGTTGAGTGCGGAGTTGTATCTCACGCTCCGCTCCGTGGACGTCTCGGTGCCGTTCGGATCGGTGGCCTTCGGGCAAGCGATGCGGGTGTTTTTCTGGGCCTTGCTGACGCCGGCGGTGTTCGCACTGCAACGACGGCTCCCGATCGCTCGCGAGACGTGGTGGTGGGCGATCCCGCTGCACCTCGCGTTCGGCGTGCTGGCGATGGTGCTCATCTATCTGGCGCGGCTGTTCGTCGCATTTGCCTACTACGACGAGAGTCTCGCGGGATTCTGGAGTCGGGTGACTTCCGAGTTCTACGGCAGGAATCTGGTGGACGTGGCGATCTACTGGACGGTTTTCGGTGCCGGCTACACGGTCGCCGTGTCGGAGCGTTTCCGCGCTGCGGAGGTGCGGGCGGCGCGTCTCGAGAAGGATCTGGCGCAAGCGGAGACCAAGGCTCTGAAAGCGCAGCTGCACCCGCACTTTCTCTTCAACACCCTCAACACGGTATCCTCGTTGGTGCGCGAGGGGCAATCGCGAGAAGCCGTTTCTCTCGTGGCGCGACTCGCCTCTCTCCTTCGCCTCGCACTGGAGACGACTGGTCAGCAGGAGGTGCCGCTCCGGCAGGAGATCGACTTCCTTCGACGCTACCTCGAGATCCAGCAACTGCGTTTCCCGGATCGCTTGAGGACGGAGTTCCGCACCGATCCGGTCGTTCTGGAGGCGCGAGTGCCGCACCTCGTGCTGCAACCGTTGGTCGAGAACTCCGTCGTCCACGGCTTTTCGCGGCGCGTCGACGTCGGTCACATCGTCGTCGAGGCGGTGCGGGTGGGTGATCGACTCCGCCTGCGCGTCCTCGACGATGGTCCCGGATTCGCCCGAGCCGCCCCGAGCGACGGAACGGGTATTGGTTTGGCGAATACGCGGGAGCGGCTCTCTCGACTCTACTTCGGGGATGCGAGCCTGTCGTGGCGAGATCGTCCTGAAGGCGGCGCCGAGGTGCTCGTCGATCTCCCGTTTCGAACCGTTACGTGA
- a CDS encoding AarF/UbiB family protein, which yields MKPFDLLSNAVRAKEIAAVLIRNGFADLLQKLEPPAGWLRRLTPQPDVRLNKWERLRRVLEELGPTFVKFGQMLSMRPDVLPEPLILELRKLQDRVHPQPFAEMEPVLRDGLGAEIDVVFSEFQREPVASASLAQVYFARLRSNGAAVAVKVQRPDIRRVIEADFEILLWFSRQAHNRLQEWRAYNLPAIVEELQEGIERELDFRIEARNAELFLFQNPHRERVFAPAPYEDASSRTVLVMERVDGEKLDALVPGSEPARRLAATGAQSIFHQILVSGFFHADPHGGNIVVARDGRLCFLDWGLVGQLTRRMRYTLVDLFGAFLQGDATQVVRVANELGRAARTRKDLRHMEREILYALRETFDPGTGRGQIGRALLRLLHIFGENGVDIGRDYALVAKAVLAIEEAGTALDPDFNIRESFKPAVDALVRERRDPRNILRSFRQGLGSGLGRLQELPGELHRVLRLLEEGGTTINFQHRGLEELDDAINDASNKVTLGVIIGSLVIGSSLILTTGVGPLVFGFPAIGIFGYLLSALLGVWVVVDILRGGRRK from the coding sequence GTGAAGCCGTTCGACCTGCTCTCCAACGCCGTCCGGGCGAAGGAGATCGCGGCCGTCCTGATCCGCAACGGTTTCGCGGACCTGTTGCAGAAACTGGAGCCACCCGCCGGGTGGTTGCGGAGGCTCACGCCGCAGCCCGACGTGCGGCTCAACAAATGGGAACGTTTGCGGCGGGTCTTGGAGGAGCTCGGGCCGACCTTCGTGAAGTTTGGTCAGATGCTTTCGATGCGGCCGGACGTGTTGCCGGAACCGCTCATTCTCGAGCTGCGCAAGCTGCAGGATCGTGTGCATCCGCAGCCGTTCGCGGAGATGGAGCCGGTGCTGCGCGATGGGCTCGGCGCGGAGATCGACGTCGTCTTTTCGGAGTTTCAACGCGAGCCGGTGGCGAGCGCGTCGCTGGCTCAGGTGTACTTCGCGCGTTTGCGCAGCAACGGGGCGGCGGTCGCGGTCAAGGTGCAGAGGCCCGACATCCGTCGAGTCATCGAGGCGGACTTCGAGATTCTGCTCTGGTTTTCCAGGCAGGCGCACAACCGCTTGCAGGAGTGGCGAGCCTACAATTTGCCGGCGATCGTCGAGGAGTTGCAGGAGGGCATCGAACGCGAACTCGACTTCCGGATCGAGGCGCGCAACGCGGAGTTGTTTCTCTTTCAGAACCCACATCGCGAACGAGTCTTCGCGCCGGCACCGTACGAGGACGCCAGCAGCCGGACCGTGCTCGTGATGGAGCGCGTCGACGGCGAGAAACTCGACGCGCTCGTACCCGGCTCCGAGCCGGCGCGCCGGCTCGCGGCGACGGGCGCGCAGTCCATCTTTCACCAGATCCTGGTCTCGGGCTTTTTTCACGCCGATCCGCACGGCGGAAACATCGTCGTGGCGCGAGACGGGCGTCTGTGCTTCCTCGATTGGGGTCTGGTGGGGCAGTTGACGCGGCGGATGCGCTACACGCTCGTCGATCTGTTCGGAGCGTTTCTCCAGGGCGACGCGACGCAAGTCGTCCGCGTGGCCAACGAACTCGGTCGGGCCGCACGTACGCGCAAGGACCTGCGGCACATGGAACGCGAGATCCTCTACGCGCTGCGGGAGACCTTCGATCCCGGCACCGGTCGCGGCCAGATCGGTCGGGCGTTGTTGCGGTTGCTGCACATCTTCGGGGAAAACGGCGTAGACATCGGGCGCGACTATGCGCTCGTCGCCAAGGCCGTGCTCGCGATCGAGGAGGCCGGCACGGCGCTCGATCCCGACTTCAACATCCGCGAGAGCTTCAAGCCGGCCGTCGACGCGCTCGTGCGCGAGCGGCGGGACCCGCGCAACATCTTGCGCAGTTTTCGTCAGGGTCTCGGTTCGGGCCTTGGACGCCTGCAGGAGCTGCCCGGCGAACTGCACCGGGTGCTGCGCCTGTTGGAGGAAGGCGGCACGACGATCAATTTCCAGCATCGTGGATTGGAGGAACTCGACGACGCGATCAACGACGCGAGCAACAAGGTCACGCTCGGCGTCATCATCGGTTCGCTCGTGATCGGCTCGTCGCTGATCCTCACTACGGGCGTCGGGCCGCTCGTGTTCGGTTTCCCGGCGATCGGGATCTTCGGTTATTTGCTCTCGGCGCTCTTGGGCGTGTGGGTGGTGGTCGACATCTTGCGCGGTGGGCGGCGGAAGTGA
- a CDS encoding TrpB-like pyridoxal phosphate-dependent enzyme, whose translation MSTIKYQLSESELPDAWYNIQADLPKPLPAVLHPGTKQPIGPADLAPLFPDALIEQEVSTERWIAIPEEVRDIYRQWRPTPLYRARRLEQALDTPAKIYYKYEGVSPSGSHKPNTAVPQAFYNKQAGVKRLATETGAGQWGSSLAFAGALFGLEVLVYMVKVSFNQKPYRRALMETYGARVVASPSEETAAGRSILADHPDSTGSLGIAISEAVEVAAQDPETKYALGSVLNHVLLHQTVIGLESQKQLEMAGDRPDVIVACTGGGSNFAGIAFPFLGEQLRGGAPVRIVAVEPAACPTLTRGKYAYDFGDTAHLTPLVKMHTLGSTFVPEGIHAGGLRYHGMGPLVSHVVDLGLVEPVSKHQLACFEAGALFARTEGILPAPEATHAVRGTIDEALRCKREGRSEVILTNLCGHGHFDLQAYMDYKAGILRDHEFSAKEVAMALAGLPSVE comes from the coding sequence ATGAGCACGATCAAATATCAACTCTCCGAAAGCGAACTGCCCGACGCTTGGTACAATATCCAGGCCGACCTGCCCAAACCGCTCCCCGCCGTCCTTCATCCGGGCACGAAACAACCCATCGGACCCGCCGATCTCGCGCCGTTGTTTCCCGACGCCTTGATCGAACAGGAAGTCTCCACCGAGCGCTGGATCGCCATCCCCGAGGAGGTGCGCGACATCTACCGGCAGTGGCGCCCCACCCCGTTGTATCGGGCGCGCCGCTTGGAACAGGCGCTCGATACGCCCGCCAAAATCTACTACAAATACGAAGGCGTCTCCCCGTCCGGCTCGCACAAGCCCAACACGGCGGTGCCGCAAGCCTTCTACAACAAACAGGCCGGCGTGAAGCGTCTCGCCACCGAAACCGGTGCCGGCCAGTGGGGCTCGTCGCTCGCGTTCGCAGGCGCACTCTTCGGCCTCGAGGTGCTGGTCTACATGGTGAAGGTGAGTTTCAATCAGAAACCCTACCGGCGCGCGTTGATGGAGACTTACGGCGCACGTGTCGTCGCCAGCCCGAGCGAAGAGACAGCCGCGGGTCGGTCGATCCTCGCGGATCATCCCGACAGCACCGGCTCGCTCGGCATCGCGATCTCCGAAGCGGTCGAAGTCGCCGCGCAAGATCCGGAAACCAAGTACGCGCTCGGCTCCGTCCTCAACCACGTCCTCCTCCACCAAACCGTGATCGGCTTGGAGTCGCAAAAGCAGCTCGAGATGGCCGGCGACCGTCCCGACGTGATCGTCGCGTGCACCGGCGGAGGAAGCAATTTCGCCGGCATTGCGTTCCCCTTTCTCGGAGAACAGCTCCGTGGCGGAGCCCCCGTCCGCATCGTCGCCGTGGAACCTGCCGCATGCCCCACGCTCACGCGCGGCAAGTATGCCTACGACTTCGGCGACACGGCTCACCTCACGCCGCTGGTGAAGATGCACACCCTCGGCAGCACGTTCGTACCGGAGGGCATCCATGCCGGCGGCTTGCGATACCACGGCATGGGCCCGCTGGTCTCGCACGTGGTCGATCTCGGCCTCGTCGAACCCGTCTCGAAACACCAACTCGCGTGCTTCGAAGCCGGCGCGCTTTTCGCCCGCACCGAGGGCATTCTGCCCGCACCCGAAGCCACCCACGCCGTCCGCGGCACGATCGACGAAGCGCTGCGCTGCAAACGCGAGGGTCGCTCCGAGGTCATCCTCACCAACCTCTGCGGCCACGGGCACTTCGACCTCCAAGCCTACATGGACTACAAAGCCGGCATCCTGCGCGATCACGAGTTCTCCGCCAAGGAAGTCGCCATGGCCCTCGCCGGACTTCCGTCCGTCGAGTGA
- a CDS encoding GNAT family N-acetyltransferase encodes MTPDPTTPPPAIVHDASARRWWTVVDGHEAHLDYEDSESVRTYTHTWVPPELRGRNIAALLVAAALADDEAQGRKVYPRCSYVARWIDRHHEFAALVATR; translated from the coding sequence ATGACGCCCGATCCGACTACTCCGCCACCTGCGATCGTCCATGACGCCTCCGCTCGCCGCTGGTGGACGGTCGTCGACGGCCACGAGGCGCATCTCGACTACGAGGACTCGGAAAGCGTCCGCACCTACACGCACACCTGGGTTCCTCCCGAACTCCGCGGCCGCAACATCGCCGCCCTCCTCGTCGCCGCCGCACTCGCCGACGACGAGGCGCAGGGGCGCAAGGTGTATCCACGCTGTTCCTACGTCGCGCGGTGGATCGATCGGCACCACGAGTTCGCCGCGCTCGTCGCGACGCGTTGA
- a CDS encoding alpha/beta hydrolase-fold protein, producing the protein MKLFDRLLGRNNYVPGPAGEAPPAPTACISPEVMPDRRVKFRVHAPRARHVTLEGLPGVRGQPMSRLPDGVWHATVGPLRPGIYTYYFKVDSAVFTDPRNRNTQRWLVSNSVVEVPGDGSEMWALRRVPHGAVHRHRYSSTGRGRESAFQVYTPPGYRDGSSAPLPAVYLLHGFGDDERAWEEIGRAACIADNLIAAGVLRPCIVVMPHGHPIPISGPATDAYFENNAAAMERELVEEIVPVAEALYRIRSSPTARSVAGLSMGGGHALRVGLRRPDLFGTVAAFSSKPPLTPLDDLLRNTPGQAGNPARDLLSVWIACGQEDYLFAENQRFVASLQAHAVKHAWHPGPGGHDWSVWREYLAQAFPVLVRPSA; encoded by the coding sequence ATGAAGCTATTCGACCGCCTCTTGGGCAGGAACAACTACGTCCCCGGACCAGCCGGCGAGGCACCGCCCGCGCCCACCGCTTGCATCTCGCCGGAGGTGATGCCCGACCGTCGCGTCAAGTTTCGCGTCCACGCTCCGCGCGCGCGGCACGTCACGCTCGAAGGGTTGCCCGGGGTGCGTGGCCAACCGATGTCGCGACTACCCGACGGCGTGTGGCACGCCACGGTCGGTCCGCTCCGTCCCGGCATCTACACCTACTACTTCAAGGTCGACAGCGCCGTCTTCACCGATCCCCGCAACCGCAACACCCAACGCTGGCTCGTCTCCAACAGTGTCGTCGAAGTGCCGGGAGACGGCTCCGAGATGTGGGCTCTGCGTCGAGTTCCGCACGGCGCCGTCCATCGCCACCGCTACAGTTCCACGGGACGTGGACGCGAAAGCGCCTTCCAAGTCTACACCCCGCCGGGTTACCGCGACGGCTCGTCCGCACCGCTGCCCGCAGTGTATTTGCTCCATGGATTCGGAGACGACGAACGCGCTTGGGAAGAGATCGGCCGCGCCGCGTGCATCGCCGACAACCTCATCGCGGCCGGAGTCTTGCGCCCGTGCATCGTCGTGATGCCCCACGGCCATCCCATCCCCATCTCCGGTCCAGCGACCGACGCCTACTTCGAGAACAACGCCGCCGCCATGGAGCGCGAACTGGTCGAGGAGATCGTCCCCGTCGCCGAAGCGCTCTACCGTATCCGCTCTTCCCCTACGGCACGTTCCGTCGCAGGCCTTTCCATGGGCGGAGGCCACGCGCTGCGAGTCGGCCTGCGCAGGCCCGACCTCTTCGGCACCGTCGCCGCCTTCAGCTCCAAACCACCGCTCACGCCGCTCGACGACCTCTTGCGCAACACCCCCGGACAGGCCGGTAATCCCGCCCGCGACCTCCTCTCCGTCTGGATCGCCTGCGGCCAGGAGGACTATCTCTTCGCGGAGAACCAACGCTTCGTCGCCTCCCTCCAAGCGCACGCGGTGAAACACGCGTGGCATCCCGGCCCCGGCGGCCACGATTGGAGCGTGTGGCGCGAGTACCTCGCCCAAGCCTTCCCTGTGCTCGTCCGCCCGTCCGCTTGA
- a CDS encoding HAD family hydrolase translates to MNLLLFDIDGTLTDTNRHDDRLFRAAVAEVVGREVEIPSWDVFPEVTCTAVARALLTREFGRPAVDREIMAVRDAFTRLWFDAVRDGSATAAALAGANELLRDIRARKDCVVAIVTGGWGPTALLKLQTSALDVGGLVIVTSDDEETRRGILGTAAIFAAAERGTPGFSAVVLIGDGTWDAEAARAYGAGFVGIAADEGRAERLRAAGAAAVLPHYADRAAFWRGVDSAIAARRR, encoded by the coding sequence GTGAACCTCCTGCTCTTCGACATCGACGGCACGCTGACCGACACCAACCGGCACGACGACCGGCTGTTTCGCGCGGCCGTGGCGGAGGTCGTGGGGCGCGAGGTCGAAATCCCTTCTTGGGACGTGTTTCCGGAGGTGACCTGCACTGCGGTCGCGCGTGCGTTGCTCACGCGCGAGTTCGGTCGGCCGGCGGTCGATCGCGAGATCATGGCGGTGCGCGACGCGTTCACGCGGCTATGGTTCGACGCCGTGCGGGACGGTTCGGCGACGGCTGCGGCGTTGGCGGGGGCCAACGAACTGTTGCGCGACATTCGCGCGCGCAAGGACTGCGTCGTGGCGATCGTCACCGGTGGCTGGGGCCCGACCGCGTTGCTCAAGCTCCAGACTTCCGCGCTCGACGTCGGCGGACTCGTGATCGTGACCTCCGACGACGAGGAGACGCGTCGTGGGATTCTGGGTACAGCGGCGATCTTCGCGGCGGCGGAGCGAGGCACGCCGGGATTCTCCGCGGTCGTGCTGATCGGTGACGGCACGTGGGACGCGGAGGCGGCGCGGGCGTACGGCGCGGGCTTCGTGGGAATCGCGGCGGACGAAGGTCGCGCCGAGCGACTGCGGGCAGCGGGAGCGGCGGCGGTGCTTCCGCACTACGCCGACCGTGCGGCGTTCTGGCGCGGGGTCGACTCGGCGATCGCGGCCCGCCGCCGCTAG
- the nusB gene encoding transcription antitermination factor NusB: MKKHSGKLSQRREGRVAAMQFLYTWSINPSDQIERDLEEFFAGKEKPRDDYAFGEQLIHGVLERIAEVDEQIRLLAENWDFARIAKIDLAILRLAVFEMLFRMDIPPVVSINEAIDLSKTFSNADAKRFINGILDRLKEQLDRPSRTATGD, from the coding sequence ATGAAGAAGCACTCAGGCAAACTCTCCCAGCGTCGCGAAGGTCGGGTGGCCGCGATGCAGTTTCTCTACACGTGGTCCATCAATCCGTCGGACCAGATCGAGCGCGATCTCGAAGAGTTCTTCGCAGGCAAGGAAAAGCCTCGCGACGACTACGCTTTCGGCGAGCAGCTCATCCACGGCGTGCTCGAGCGCATCGCCGAGGTGGACGAGCAAATCCGCCTCCTCGCGGAGAATTGGGACTTCGCCCGCATCGCCAAGATCGATCTCGCGATCCTGCGTCTCGCCGTCTTCGAGATGCTCTTCCGCATGGACATCCCGCCGGTGGTCTCGATCAACGAGGCGATCGACTTGAGCAAGACCTTCTCCAACGCCGACGCGAAGCGTTTCATCAACGGCATCCTCGACCGGCTCAAGGAACAGCTCGATCGTCCGTCGCGCACCGCGACCGGCGACTGA
- the ribH gene encoding 6,7-dimethyl-8-ribityllumazine synthase, which translates to MSFSPPAPVSIDGSAFRIGIVAARYNPELVDALVQQVGGYLRAAGVAAEAIDVWRVPGSNEIPVAVQGMLRQGGWDAVVALGVIIRGGTIHYEVIAYSSADALHAVSLEAGVPVINGIVVAENEAQARERCLGAVDRGSEFAWAALEMAALRRTRFPVSRP; encoded by the coding sequence ATGAGTTTTTCGCCTCCAGCACCCGTTTCCATCGACGGATCCGCCTTCCGGATCGGCATCGTCGCTGCGCGCTACAACCCGGAGCTCGTCGACGCGCTCGTGCAGCAGGTGGGTGGTTATCTCCGCGCTGCGGGCGTGGCGGCGGAGGCGATCGACGTGTGGCGCGTGCCGGGTTCGAACGAGATCCCCGTGGCCGTGCAGGGCATGCTGCGGCAGGGTGGATGGGATGCCGTCGTCGCGCTCGGCGTGATCATCCGCGGCGGTACCATCCATTACGAAGTCATCGCCTACTCGTCCGCGGATGCGTTGCACGCGGTCTCGCTCGAGGCCGGTGTGCCGGTGATCAACGGCATCGTCGTCGCGGAGAACGAAGCGCAAGCGCGTGAGCGTTGTCTCGGCGCAGTCGATCGCGGCAGCGAGTTCGCGTGGGCCGCGCTCGAGATGGCGGCGTTGCGTCGTACGCGTTTTCCCGTTTCCCGACCATGA